The DNA region CGTTCTGGGCGCTCGGCGCGCCCTACCGGGGCAACTACTGGAACTGGCCGGGCATCGGCGAGTTCGACGTCATGGAGAACGTCAACGGCATCAACTCGGTGTGGGGCGTGCTGCACTGCGGGGTGAACCCGGGCGGGCCGTGCAACGAGACGAACGGCATCGGCGCGAGCCGGGCCTGCCCGGGCTCCTCGTGCCAGTCGGCCTTCCACACGTACCGCTTCGAGTGGGACCGGTCGGCGAGCCCCAACGTGCTGCGCTGGTACGTCGACGGGCAGCTGTACCACAGCGTCGACCAGAACCGGGTGGGCGCCGAGGCGTGGAACAACATGACGAACCACGCGGGCTACTTCATCCTCCTGAACGTGGCGATGGGCGGCGCGTTCCCCGACGGCGTCGCGGGCCGGGCGACGCCGGTCGCGGCCACCGTGCCGGGCCGCGCGATGGCCGTGGACTACGTGGCGGTGTGGACGCGCGGCGGCGGGGGCGGCGACCCCGGCACGCCCTCCACCCTGCATCTGCGCCCGGGCGGCACCCTCGGCCCGGCGACGGGCGCAGCGGCGGCCACCACCCTCGCGTCGGCGGGCGGCGCCAACCACGACGGCGCCCCGCACAGCCCGCAGACGTTCACGGCCACCGGCGTGAACGGCCGCTACGGCGGCGGGGCCACGGAGTTCGACCTGCTCGTCGACGCGGGCTCGGCGGTCGGCAACGGCCAGCAGGTGCGGGTGAGTTACGACCGGACGGGCGACGGTTCCTGGGAACGCACGGAGACGTACCA from Streptomyces flavofungini includes:
- a CDS encoding glycoside hydrolase family 16 protein, with amino-acid sequence MGTSRTSRLFRTRRTTPLFAGLAAAGLCAALLSPAEARGDVPPAPGWTLQWSDDFNGPARSLPSAANWQIDTGHNYPGGPANWGTGEIQNYTSSPDNLSLDGNGNLRITPLRDGAGNWTSARIETKRADFKAPANGTLAIEGRIQMPNVTGEQALGYWPAFWALGAPYRGNYWNWPGIGEFDVMENVNGINSVWGVLHCGVNPGGPCNETNGIGASRACPGSSCQSAFHTYRFEWDRSASPNVLRWYVDGQLYHSVDQNRVGAEAWNNMTNHAGYFILLNVAMGGAFPDGVAGRATPVAATVPGRAMAVDYVAVWTRGGGGGDPGTPSTLHLRPGGTLGPATGAAAATTLASAGGANHDGAPHSPQTFTATGVNGRYGGGATEFDLLVDAGSAVGNGQQVRVSYDRTGDGSWERTETYQYFATDPVPGYEHYTQSRGLRSATGAHGTMTNGKVRVEVWNAIGNAASTVGTGNQSFVRIPYGS